DNA from Aggregatimonas sangjinii:
AACAAAAAAAGGCTATAGTATGTTATTTGACCGTAAGTTATACTGCAGATTGGGGTAATCAAAATATAGGAAGAACACAGCCTTTGGAGATTCTGTCTATCGTAAAGGTTTTATCTGATCTTGATTATGCAATCGATGTAGTAAATTGTAACGACATGCGCGCGTTGCCCATCATCGCATCAAAAGATTATCATCTTGTTTTTGGTTTTGGGGAAGTGTTTTATCAACTTACCCTTAAGCACCCGAATGCGATGTCTATTATTTATATGACCGAGCATCATCCAGATTTTGCCGACCGTGAAGAGAAGAAGCGCATCGCATATTTTTACGAACGTCATCAAAAGAAAGCGCGCATTGTAAGAAGCGGTAATTACTATAAATCTCATTATTTTAACCAGCAATATTCCCATTTGGTGACCCTGGGTGAGGTTGATCCTTTTTTAAAAGAGTATAAATCTCCTTTTACCATATTTCCCACAGGTGTGGTAAATACTAATTTTGTATTTGAAAAAAGAGATCACGTCACTACAAGAAATCATTTCTTATGGCTAGGTTCTTTTGGTGCAGTGCACAAAGGGCTGGATTTATTATTGGATGTTTTTGAGAATCGAGATGATCTTGTTTTACATATTGCCGGCTTGTCGGAAGAAGATGAAGCG
Protein-coding regions in this window:
- a CDS encoding glycosyltransferase, whose amino-acid sequence is MKNDSFKTRLTRNLWSNFKDIFYSERIEDTAVIQNLNFTATRKQKKAIVCYLTVSYTADWGNQNIGRTQPLEILSIVKVLSDLDYAIDVVNCNDMRALPIIASKDYHLVFGFGEVFYQLTLKHPNAMSIIYMTEHHPDFADREEKKRIAYFYERHQKKARIVRSGNYYKSHYFNQQYSHLVTLGEVDPFLKEYKSPFTIFPTGVVNTNFVFEKRDHVTTRNHFLWLGSFGAVHKGLDLLLDVFENRDDLVLHIAGLSEEDEALLTPKKRANIINHGYLNVKTETFLELVKNCSFNILPSCSEGFSTAITTGMFHGLIPIVMRDTGFNRLKNNAIFLEDYKVPYLNQKLTEISARPSKELANFSKSVFEFAHENFSNSAFEMNFKEIIDTIMKNEQND